A genomic window from Shewanella vesiculosa includes:
- the hemL gene encoding glutamate-1-semialdehyde 2,1-aminomutase, with protein sequence MTRSEVLFEQAKKTIPGGVNSPVRAFNGVGGSPLFIEKADGAYIFDADGKKYIDYVGSWGPMILGHNHPKIRQAVLDAVENGLSFGAPTELEVKMAEKVISMVPSIEQVRMVSSGTEATMSAIRLARGFTNRDNILKFEGCYHGHADCLLVKAGSGALTLGQPSSPGIPEDFAKHTLTATYNDLDSVRAIFEQNPTSIACIILEPVAGNMNCIPPVEGFLQGLRAMCDEFGALLIIDEVMTGFRVSMSGAQGHYNVTPDLTTLGKVIGGGMPVGAFGGRKDIMQFIAPTGPVYQAGTLSGNPIAMSAGLAQMDALCEPGLYEALADKTKRVAEGFKAAADKHGIPLNITYVGGMFGFFFTEDNTPMTSFAQVTKCNMEHFRHFYHAMLDEGIYLAPSAYEAGFMSMAHGDAEIEYTLAAVDRIFAAMK encoded by the coding sequence ATGACCCGTTCCGAGGTTTTATTTGAACAGGCTAAAAAGACCATCCCTGGTGGCGTTAACTCGCCTGTACGAGCTTTTAATGGTGTAGGTGGTTCACCTTTGTTCATTGAAAAAGCTGATGGTGCTTATATTTTTGATGCCGATGGTAAAAAGTATATCGACTATGTTGGTTCATGGGGACCGATGATTTTAGGTCATAACCACCCTAAAATTCGCCAAGCAGTGTTAGATGCCGTTGAAAATGGCTTGTCGTTTGGTGCACCAACGGAACTTGAAGTTAAAATGGCTGAAAAAGTCATATCAATGGTGCCATCAATAGAACAAGTTAGAATGGTCAGTTCAGGTACTGAAGCCACTATGAGTGCGATTCGTTTAGCACGTGGTTTTACTAACCGTGACAATATCTTAAAATTTGAAGGTTGCTACCATGGCCATGCTGACTGCTTATTAGTTAAAGCAGGTTCTGGCGCGTTAACCCTAGGGCAACCAAGCTCACCTGGTATTCCAGAAGATTTTGCTAAGCACACGTTAACAGCAACTTATAATGATCTTGATTCTGTACGCGCTATCTTCGAACAAAATCCAACCAGTATCGCCTGTATCATCCTTGAGCCCGTTGCGGGCAACATGAACTGTATTCCACCTGTCGAAGGCTTTTTGCAAGGCTTACGTGCCATGTGTGATGAGTTTGGTGCACTATTAATCATTGATGAAGTGATGACAGGTTTCCGCGTCTCTATGAGTGGCGCACAAGGCCACTACAACGTAACACCTGACTTAACCACACTTGGCAAAGTTATTGGCGGCGGCATGCCTGTAGGCGCATTTGGTGGCCGTAAAGATATCATGCAGTTTATTGCACCAACTGGCCCTGTCTATCAAGCCGGTACCTTATCTGGTAACCCAATTGCGATGTCTGCTGGTTTAGCCCAAATGGATGCATTGTGTGAACCTGGTTTATACGAAGCGCTTGCAGATAAAACGAAACGTGTTGCAGAAGGTTTTAAAGCCGCTGCAGACAAACACGGTATTCCATTAAATATTACTTATGTGGGTGGTATGTTTGGTTTCTTCTTTACTGAAGATAACACGCCAATGACCTCGTTTGCCCAAGTCACAAAATGCAACATGGAACACTTCCGTCATTTCTATCATGCCATGTTAGATGAAGGTATTTATTTAGCGCCAAGTGCTTATGAAGCGGGTTTCATGTCAATGGCTCACGGCGATGCTGAAATTGAATATACTCTGGCCGCTGTTGATCGTATTTTTGCTGCAATGAAATAA
- a CDS encoding aspartate carbamoyltransferase — protein sequence MTQFEGSHILSVSQLDLDSINTIFNVANKMTPYALREKRTKVLEGAILGNLFFEPSTRTRVSFGCAFNLLGGHVRETTGMASSSLSKGESLYDTARVLSTYSDVIAMRHPDAYSVKEFAEGSRVPVINGGDGPNEHPTQALLDLFTIKKELSHSGMGIDGMHIAMVGDLKYGRTVHSLSRLLCMHKDIKFTLISPSELSMPDYVIADIENAGHKITITEQLEGNLHHADILYLTRIQEERFPSQEEANKYRGKFRLNHNIYTQHCKSNTVIMHPLPRDSRAQANELDNDLNSHPSLAIFRQADNGLLIRMALFALTLGVEDQLEKYECPVNWYSRKADR from the coding sequence ATGACGCAGTTCGAAGGTTCACATATCCTTTCAGTAAGCCAGTTAGATCTGGATTCAATTAACACTATTTTCAACGTCGCGAATAAAATGACACCTTATGCTTTGCGTGAAAAACGCACCAAAGTATTAGAAGGTGCCATTTTAGGCAATCTGTTTTTTGAACCCAGCACCCGAACTCGTGTCAGCTTTGGCTGTGCCTTCAATTTACTTGGCGGACATGTTCGAGAAACCACAGGAATGGCATCATCGTCATTATCCAAAGGCGAATCACTTTACGATACGGCTAGAGTACTCTCTACTTATTCGGATGTGATTGCCATGCGTCATCCAGACGCATACTCAGTTAAAGAATTTGCCGAAGGCAGTCGCGTACCTGTAATTAACGGTGGCGACGGACCGAATGAACACCCTACTCAAGCCTTACTCGATTTATTTACCATCAAGAAAGAGTTAAGCCACTCGGGTATGGGCATAGACGGTATGCATATCGCCATGGTAGGTGATTTAAAATATGGTCGTACTGTGCATTCGCTATCACGCTTACTTTGCATGCATAAAGATATTAAATTCACCTTGATATCGCCAAGTGAACTATCAATGCCTGACTATGTGATCGCCGACATTGAAAATGCTGGCCATAAGATCACAATAACCGAGCAACTTGAAGGCAATTTGCATCATGCAGATATTTTATATCTGACACGCATTCAAGAAGAGCGCTTCCCATCACAGGAAGAAGCCAATAAGTACCGAGGTAAGTTTCGCTTAAATCACAATATTTATACGCAACACTGCAAGTCAAATACCGTGATTATGCATCCATTACCTCGTGATTCACGCGCACAAGCAAATGAACTCGACAATGATTTAAACAGCCACCCAAGTTTGGCTATTTTTAGACAAGCCGATAACGGCTTACTTATACGTATGGCACTTTTTGCATTAACACTTGGGGTTGAAGACCAACTCGAAAAGTATGAGTGCCCAGTAAACTGGTATTCACGTAAAGCCGATAGATAA